The proteins below are encoded in one region of uncultured Eubacteriales bacterium:
- a CDS encoding Aminoglycoside N3''-acetyltransferase, translating to MHAAFTESDLVHGLRQLGVLQGMALEVHCSFSKLGYVKGGTGTLIHALMQAVGSDGAIVMPSFRLSPNLSLTDDDRQLGLTTKIRLLAEDEEHTAMGVVSDAFRNRPDVKTGEGIFRVSAWGKDADKHSAGFQHLIDNDGRALLLGVDIYRLSAMHYVEDAMPDEIRNKFKPSPEARAKYPEDQWLVESWVPDTKPWYKIQDEAYSKGLIKDAYIGKAKCMLLKVQPVINLYRQALSERPLELYGLT from the coding sequence ATGCATGCGGCGTTTACTGAATCTGACCTTGTGCACGGCCTGCGCCAATTAGGTGTCCTGCAGGGAATGGCTTTAGAAGTCCACTGTTCTTTTAGTAAACTCGGATATGTGAAGGGCGGAACGGGTACTTTGATCCATGCGCTCATGCAGGCGGTGGGCAGCGATGGCGCAATCGTAATGCCCTCGTTTCGCCTGTCGCCAAATTTATCCTTGACGGATGATGACCGGCAATTGGGATTGACGACAAAAATTCGTCTTTTAGCAGAAGATGAGGAGCATACCGCTATGGGCGTTGTCTCTGATGCCTTTCGGAACAGGCCTGACGTGAAAACCGGAGAGGGTATCTTTCGCGTATCCGCCTGGGGAAAAGACGCAGATAAGCACTCCGCCGGATTCCAGCATCTGATTGACAATGACGGGAGGGCGCTTCTGCTTGGCGTTGATATTTACAGGCTGTCCGCCATGCACTATGTCGAAGATGCGATGCCTGATGAAATCCGCAATAAATTTAAACCGTCGCCTGAGGCCCGTGCGAAATACCCGGAAGATCAATGGCTCGTTGAGTCCTGGGTGCCTGATACGAAGCCCTGGTACAAAATCCAAGACGAAGCCTATTCAAAAGGACTTATTAAAGACGCTTACATTGGCAAAGCCAAATGTATGCTGCTTAAAGTACAGCCTGTGATTAACCTGTACCGCCAGGCGCTATCAGAGCGGCCTTTAGAGCTTTATGGACTGACTTGA
- a CDS encoding Alpha/beta hydrolase domain-containing protein, with the protein MRRCVPLEKAAEQVCDESAIPPLIFQVPPEQGRERLNRAQDAPVFKYPANISTTQVDTQEFGTVTLYCIWPENVVGVANVIYYIHGAGWVFGNLHTHEKLVRELAARTNCVVLFPEYSLSPEVKYPTAVEQCYSILQQIPAIAANKGWQLNLNTLTVAGDSVGGNMATVMAILSKYRNGLKIHKQLLYYPVTNADFNTCTYREFACDYYLYRAGMMWFWDQYTTYNAERCEITASPLRATTEQLSDLPDAMIINGEADVLRDEGEAYARKLRAAGVNVTAMRVQATIHDFVMLNALNATAACRAAMNASTEWINQKNKNLA; encoded by the coding sequence ATGAGACGTTGTGTTCCGTTGGAAAAAGCCGCCGAGCAGGTTTGCGACGAAAGCGCCATACCACCCCTGATTTTCCAAGTGCCGCCGGAGCAGGGACGCGAGAGGCTGAACCGAGCGCAGGATGCCCCGGTATTTAAATATCCGGCGAATATCTCTACCACACAGGTTGATACTCAAGAATTCGGAACTGTCACACTCTATTGTATTTGGCCGGAAAATGTTGTGGGAGTAGCGAACGTCATTTATTACATACATGGCGCGGGGTGGGTGTTCGGGAATCTGCATACGCACGAAAAGCTTGTCCGGGAGTTGGCGGCCCGCACGAACTGCGTGGTTCTGTTCCCAGAATACAGCCTGTCGCCGGAGGTGAAATATCCCACGGCCGTTGAGCAGTGCTATTCTATTCTACAACAAATCCCCGCCATTGCCGCAAATAAGGGCTGGCAACTCAACCTGAATACGCTGACGGTGGCCGGTGACAGTGTCGGTGGGAATATGGCGACCGTTATGGCGATTCTATCCAAATACAGAAACGGCCTGAAGATACATAAGCAGCTGCTCTATTACCCCGTCACGAACGCGGACTTTAATACCTGCACGTATCGGGAATTCGCCTGTGATTATTATCTTTACCGCGCGGGAATGATGTGGTTTTGGGACCAATACACCACTTATAACGCGGAGCGCTGCGAGATAACCGCGTCACCTCTGCGAGCTACAACAGAGCAACTTAGCGACCTGCCTGACGCTATGATTATAAACGGCGAAGCGGATGTTCTCAGAGACGAGGGTGAAGCATACGCCAGAAAGCTCAGAGCAGCCGGGGTCAATGTCACGGCCATGCGCGTTCAGGCTACGATACATGACTTTGTCATGCTAAACGCCCTGAATGCCACAGCGGCTTGCAGGGCAGCGATGAATGCCTCGACAGAATGGATCAATCAAAAAAACAAAAATCTGGCATAG
- a CDS encoding hypothetical protein (Evidence 5 : No homology to any previously reported sequences) encodes MIAQRFHTTVQALMSANPSIRATDLRIGQIIYLPEGCRLPPLRPPCRGISASEQTLSNHMRLLWEQHVYWTRMLILSIAFSLPDADFVAARLLRNPKDFAAALRPFYGETLTAKFAELFTAHLTIAAELVKAAKAGDSAAAADAERRWYANADQIAAFLGRINPYWSEQEWRKMLYDHLAMTKTEAVEILTQKYEDSINTFEMIEQEALMMADEMTQGIVKQFPQHFR; translated from the coding sequence ATGATCGCGCAGCGCTTTCATACGACTGTACAGGCGCTTATGTCGGCAAACCCATCCATTCGCGCAACCGATCTGCGTATTGGGCAGATCATCTACCTCCCCGAGGGATGCAGGCTCCCGCCCTTGCGCCCCCCCTGCAGGGGCATCAGCGCGTCGGAACAGACGTTAAGCAACCACATGCGGCTGCTGTGGGAGCAGCACGTTTATTGGACGAGGATGTTGATCCTCAGCATTGCGTTCAGCCTGCCCGACGCGGACTTTGTCGCCGCCCGCCTCCTGCGCAACCCCAAGGATTTCGCGGCGGCACTCAGGCCATTTTATGGCGAAACCCTTACCGCGAAATTTGCGGAGCTTTTCACCGCTCACCTTACGATTGCCGCCGAGCTTGTCAAGGCCGCGAAGGCCGGCGACAGCGCCGCGGCTGCCGACGCGGAGCGTCGGTGGTATGCAAACGCCGACCAGATCGCGGCCTTCCTGGGTAGAATAAATCCGTATTGGTCGGAGCAGGAGTGGCGGAAAATGCTATATGACCACCTTGCGATGACAAAAACAGAAGCTGTTGAGATCCTGACCCAAAAATATGAGGACAGCATCAACACCTTTGAAATGATCGAGCAGGAGGCGTTGATGATGGCTGATGAAATGACGCAGGGCATCGTAAAACAATTTCCACAGCATTTCAGATAG
- a CDS encoding conserved exported hypothetical protein (Evidence 4 : Homologs of previously reported genes of unknown function) produces the protein MKKRIVAFVMAVLMLLSVSGTAFAVENGAIEITPFASKYLNSYTVVLAAKGSGKMVVSMSVDGTGIMDKIGVMEVEIDYLKNGTWYYWDSLDSVEHPEFYAYNSRDYVGDAYFTGTPGVTYYVTLTVYAKKGSGSDTGYVTSSAVVCK, from the coding sequence ATGAAAAAAAGAATAGTTGCCTTTGTAATGGCGGTCCTAATGTTACTGAGTGTCTCCGGCACAGCCTTCGCAGTAGAAAATGGAGCGATAGAGATCACTCCTTTCGCCAGTAAATATTTGAACTCCTATACTGTGGTTCTTGCTGCAAAGGGAAGCGGCAAGATGGTTGTCTCTATGTCGGTAGACGGTACTGGTATTATGGACAAAATTGGTGTTATGGAAGTCGAAATCGATTATCTGAAGAATGGTACCTGGTATTATTGGGACTCACTAGATTCCGTAGAGCACCCCGAATTCTATGCTTATAATTCCAGGGATTATGTTGGCGATGCCTATTTTACCGGTACACCTGGAGTTACTTACTACGTAACTCTGACCGTCTATGCAAAAAAGGGTTCTGGTTCGGATACCGGCTATGTCACCTCCTCGGCAGTCGTCTGCAAATAA
- a CDS encoding hypothetical protein (Evidence 5 : No homology to any previously reported sequences) produces MSGEERSDKLTVRTDDDTLDLGSPKSMSNTVLLSEIDELLSSGEAMDTDKIEQYLALLQERAPVMEDYDPAVQWDKLKDEHPLLFEEDAVNTSEAGPEVKYSPKPKRSKLVRLLHVAEIAVAALLCIIVAANAFGFNPIQAFFKWADGVIQIYNNPSGVMELPAEDPSQYHSLEEALAADGINSGACPSWVPKDYSVAAISVKRTTEFIKYSSIFESERGEILIRVMQFTPSEWSTVEERETGGYLYSHNGIEYYILSNYDITKAGWNIGEFSYLISGQLSENELKQMIDSIS; encoded by the coding sequence ATGTCTGGTGAAGAGCGTTCTGATAAACTTACCGTCAGAACCGATGACGATACGCTTGACCTTGGTTCCCCAAAATCCATGTCCAACACCGTGCTTCTCAGTGAAATCGATGAGTTGCTGTCCTCGGGCGAGGCGATGGACACGGACAAGATCGAGCAGTATCTCGCGCTGCTGCAGGAGAGAGCGCCCGTCATGGAGGATTATGATCCCGCCGTCCAATGGGATAAACTGAAGGACGAGCATCCCCTGCTGTTTGAAGAGGACGCCGTCAATACGTCTGAGGCTGGGCCGGAGGTGAAGTATTCGCCCAAGCCGAAACGGAGCAAGCTCGTCCGTCTTCTGCATGTGGCCGAAATCGCCGTGGCCGCCCTGCTCTGCATCATAGTGGCAGCGAACGCATTTGGGTTTAATCCAATTCAGGCATTTTTCAAATGGGCAGATGGTGTGATTCAGATATATAATAATCCCTCCGGCGTTATGGAACTCCCTGCTGAAGACCCCAGCCAATACCACTCCCTGGAGGAAGCTTTGGCGGCAGATGGCATTAACTCTGGGGCATGTCCAAGTTGGGTGCCAAAGGATTATTCCGTTGCAGCCATTAGTGTAAAACGGACAACTGAATTTATAAAGTATTCTTCCATATTTGAGTCAGAACGTGGAGAAATTTTAATCCGTGTTATGCAGTTTACACCATCTGAATGGTCCACTGTCGAGGAACGAGAAACGGGCGGATATCTCTATTCGCATAATGGTATAGAATACTATATCCTTTCCAACTATGACATAACTAAGGCAGGCTGGAATATCGGAGAATTTTCTTATCTGATTAGCGGTCAACTTTCCGAGAATGAGCTTAAACAAATGATTGACTCTATTTCATAA
- a CDS encoding putative Sigma-70 family RNA polymerase sigma factor (Evidence 3 : Function proposed based on presence of conserved amino acid motif, structural feature or limited homology): MAGVEKMQTEFLSALIEKCAASMVQLTYRRVGSRELAEDLVQETFLTACCKPDQVCTHENPVAWLYNTLNKLTIREMSRAYRSSETALPEEDPVGEADVALPMGYFLPQGLSGKDRELILMRLEQGLSFAEIAERLGVLEPACRQQMSRAMRKCRTLMERGVGV; this comes from the coding sequence GTGGCCGGTGTGGAAAAAATGCAGACGGAATTCCTCAGCGCGCTGATTGAAAAGTGCGCCGCGTCCATGGTGCAATTGACCTATCGCCGGGTCGGCAGTCGGGAATTAGCGGAGGACTTGGTACAGGAGACGTTCCTGACCGCGTGCTGTAAGCCCGACCAGGTCTGCACGCACGAAAATCCAGTGGCGTGGCTTTACAACACGCTGAATAAGCTGACTATACGAGAGATGTCCAGAGCCTACCGCTCCTCGGAGACCGCCCTCCCTGAAGAAGACCCGGTGGGCGAGGCCGACGTTGCCCTCCCCATGGGGTATTTCCTTCCCCAGGGGCTGAGCGGCAAGGATCGGGAGCTCATTTTGATGCGTTTGGAGCAGGGCCTCTCCTTTGCCGAGATCGCGGAGCGCCTCGGCGTGCTGGAGCCCGCCTGCCGCCAGCAAATGTCCCGCGCCATGCGGAAATGCCGCACCCTCATGGAGCGGGGCGTGGGCGTATAA
- a CDS encoding putative DNA-binding helix-turn-helix protein (Evidence 3 : Function proposed based on presence of conserved amino acid motif, structural feature or limited homology) translates to MEVDYEELGNNIKVHRIRNRLKQAQLAELVDVSAQHISHIECGKTKLGLPLLLRLSEVLSVNLYTLLGSNVASPPDAVAVAELAGIVKGATHAQQQLCLELCRTAMEQTKDKL, encoded by the coding sequence ATGGAAGTGGACTACGAAGAGCTCGGAAACAACATCAAGGTGCACCGGATTCGAAACCGCCTCAAGCAGGCCCAGCTTGCGGAGCTGGTGGACGTCTCCGCCCAGCACATCAGCCATATTGAGTGCGGAAAAACCAAGTTGGGTCTTCCGCTCCTTCTTCGGCTATCCGAGGTGCTGTCCGTAAACCTATACACACTGTTGGGCAGTAATGTGGCCTCCCCGCCGGACGCTGTCGCCGTGGCGGAGCTTGCCGGCATTGTAAAAGGGGCCACCCACGCCCAGCAGCAATTATGCCTGGAGCTATGCCGTACGGCAATGGAGCAGACAAAAGATAAGTTGTGA
- a CDS encoding conserved hypothetical protein (Evidence 4 : Homologs of previously reported genes of unknown function) yields MSNGQTLQTEAVPHRWRYGAVAEYCSSPELGRYHTYAIQVIDRRANELKILDVIHDITISRRAAESLAALFNLHQLSPVHFKDVVVDLLP; encoded by the coding sequence GTGAGTAACGGACAAACCTTGCAGACTGAGGCCGTGCCGCATCGGTGGCGGTACGGCGCCGTAGCGGAATACTGCAGCTCCCCGGAGCTGGGGCGGTATCACACGTACGCGATACAAGTCATAGACAGGCGGGCAAACGAGCTGAAGATCCTTGACGTGATTCATGATATCACAATCAGCCGCAGGGCCGCCGAGAGCTTAGCCGCACTGTTCAACCTGCACCAGCTCTCCCCCGTCCACTTTAAGGACGTCGTGGTAGACCTGCTGCCATAG
- a CDS encoding conserved exported hypothetical protein (Evidence 4 : Homologs of previously reported genes of unknown function): MKNWKRTAALVLAIGMMGSLLAGCGGAASEEKAANRLEDIIQRGYIEVATEPAFAPNEFIDPSKPDNEKYVGSDIELAKYIADALGVELRIVPLEFSAVLAGVTEGKYDLAISALAYKPDRAEAMTLSKGYYFSTENAGHTLLIREEDKDTIKSPEDMSGKTVVVQSGSLQELFVTEQMPKDVEIKRVSSTTDGFLMVQEGKADACPTSVTTAELYIQANKGCGLMLLDDFRFALTPEMDGTRIGMPKGEPELEAKINELIDEVVESGIYAQWYDEYSDYAASLGL, translated from the coding sequence ATGAAAAACTGGAAGAGGACGGCGGCACTGGTGCTTGCCATTGGTATGATGGGGAGCCTGTTGGCTGGCTGCGGCGGCGCCGCGTCTGAGGAGAAAGCGGCCAACCGCCTGGAGGACATCATTCAGCGGGGTTATATTGAGGTAGCTACCGAGCCCGCTTTTGCCCCCAATGAGTTCATTGATCCCTCCAAGCCCGACAATGAGAAGTATGTGGGCAGCGACATTGAGCTTGCCAAGTACATCGCCGACGCGCTGGGGGTAGAGCTGCGCATCGTCCCCTTGGAGTTCTCCGCAGTGCTGGCAGGTGTGACGGAAGGGAAGTACGACCTGGCGATCTCCGCCCTGGCCTATAAGCCCGACCGGGCCGAGGCCATGACCCTCTCCAAGGGCTACTACTTCTCCACCGAAAACGCGGGCCACACCCTCCTGATCCGGGAGGAGGACAAGGATACCATCAAGTCCCCAGAGGATATGTCGGGCAAGACGGTGGTCGTCCAGAGCGGTTCGCTGCAGGAGCTCTTCGTTACCGAGCAGATGCCGAAGGATGTAGAGATCAAGCGCGTATCATCTACCACCGACGGTTTCCTCATGGTGCAGGAAGGCAAAGCGGATGCCTGCCCCACGTCGGTGACCACCGCCGAGCTGTACATACAGGCCAACAAGGGCTGCGGGCTGATGCTCTTGGACGATTTCCGGTTCGCCCTCACTCCTGAGATGGACGGGACCCGCATCGGGATGCCTAAGGGCGAGCCCGAGCTGGAGGCAAAAATCAACGAGCTCATCGACGAGGTGGTGGAGTCCGGTATCTATGCCCAGTGGTACGACGAGTACAGCGACTACGCCGCGTCTCTGGGGCTATGA
- a CDS encoding conserved membrane hypothetical protein (Evidence 4 : Homologs of previously reported genes of unknown function) gives MFERMVRLWQTYDTVFLEGLWGTLWLSAVSVLAATVVGGLLAAMKLSKVKALDLLVNLFMLVIRGTPILLQLYFFWLWLPQIMPFGLSDTQCIVVALIVNASAYVAEVIRAGVQSVDIGQTEAAKSLGMSPLHVLTHIVVPQAVKSILPALGNQYIMMIKQTSLASVFFVQELMTSYKTVQSATFLSLPSLAIVGVIYLVVTTVLTQALDLFERRLKRSERN, from the coding sequence GTGTTCGAGCGAATGGTCCGACTGTGGCAGACGTATGATACCGTGTTTTTAGAGGGGCTCTGGGGCACCCTGTGGCTCTCCGCCGTCTCAGTGCTGGCGGCCACCGTGGTGGGCGGGCTGCTGGCCGCCATGAAACTCTCCAAGGTGAAGGCGCTGGACCTGCTCGTCAACCTCTTCATGCTGGTGATCCGGGGCACGCCCATTCTGCTCCAACTCTACTTCTTCTGGCTGTGGCTGCCGCAGATCATGCCCTTTGGGCTCTCTGACACCCAGTGCATCGTGGTGGCCCTCATCGTCAACGCCAGCGCCTACGTGGCCGAGGTCATCCGGGCGGGCGTCCAGTCCGTGGATATTGGCCAGACCGAGGCGGCCAAGAGCCTGGGCATGAGCCCGCTCCACGTGCTCACCCACATCGTCGTTCCCCAGGCGGTCAAGAGCATTTTGCCTGCCCTTGGTAACCAGTACATCATGATGATCAAGCAGACGTCGCTGGCTTCGGTCTTCTTCGTCCAGGAGCTGATGACCTCATATAAGACCGTCCAGTCCGCTACCTTCCTCTCCCTGCCCTCCCTGGCCATCGTGGGAGTGATTTATCTGGTGGTGACCACGGTGCTGACCCAAGCCCTTGATTTGTTTGAACGGAGGCTGAAGAGAAGTGAACGTAATTGA
- the aapP gene encoding amino-acid transporter subunit; ATP-binding component of ABC superfamily (Evidence 2b : Function of strongly homologous gene; PubMedId : 8809753, 8898392; Product type t : transporter) — MNVIDYQTAAAAQQSRNADRRVLIRVEGLSKSFGNLKVLKNINESIREGEVVTIIGPSGGGKSTFLRCLNLLERPDGGRVLFDGTNLSDKKVNITKQRQRIGMVFQHFNVFPHLTVLENITLAPTLEKKMTKAQARARAMELLERVGLADKKDEYPSRLSGGQKQRLAIVRALAMDPEVLLFDEPTSALDPEMVGEVLEVIRGLARSGMTIVIVTHEMGFAREVSDRVFFMDDGVIREQGTPEQIFQNAADPRTAEFLRRVML; from the coding sequence GTGAACGTAATTGATTATCAGACCGCCGCGGCGGCCCAGCAGAGCAGGAACGCAGACCGGCGGGTCCTCATCCGGGTGGAGGGCCTCAGCAAATCCTTCGGCAATCTCAAGGTGCTCAAGAACATCAACGAGAGCATTCGGGAGGGGGAGGTCGTCACCATCATCGGCCCCTCCGGCGGCGGGAAGAGCACGTTTCTGCGTTGCCTTAACCTCCTTGAGCGGCCCGACGGCGGGCGGGTTCTCTTTGATGGGACCAACCTCTCGGATAAAAAGGTGAACATTACCAAACAGCGCCAGCGCATCGGCATGGTGTTCCAGCACTTCAATGTGTTCCCACACCTCACGGTGCTGGAGAACATTACCCTGGCCCCCACCCTGGAGAAGAAGATGACCAAGGCCCAGGCCCGTGCGAGGGCCATGGAGCTTCTGGAGCGGGTGGGCCTTGCCGACAAAAAGGACGAATACCCCTCCCGGCTCTCCGGTGGGCAGAAGCAGCGCCTCGCTATCGTCCGCGCCCTCGCCATGGACCCGGAGGTCCTGCTCTTTGACGAGCCCACCTCCGCCTTGGACCCCGAGATGGTGGGGGAGGTGCTGGAGGTCATCCGCGGCCTTGCCCGCTCCGGCATGACCATCGTCATCGTCACCCACGAGATGGGCTTTGCCCGCGAGGTAAGCGACCGGGTCTTCTTCATGGACGACGGCGTTATCCGGGAACAGGGCACCCCGGAGCAGATCTTCCAAAACGCCGCCGATCCCCGCACCGCCGAGTTTCTGCGCCGGGTGATGTTGTAG
- a CDS encoding Amidohydrolase, translating to MTDLEFIEQTVAQKGEKYISLADEVWEYAELPYAEFRSAKALCGALAEEGFAIEEGVAGMPTSFVGRWESAPGGYTVGFLGEFDALDILSQRAGCPEKSPIREGAPGHGCGHNLLGAGALGAAVAVKDYLAANGLPGRVIYYGCAAEEGAGAKQFMARAGLFDCCDFIYTWHPATQNGVDANPCNAIMGANFEFKGLSSHAGGSPHLGRSALDAAELMSVGVNYLREHIIDGARVHYAYVDAGGVAPNVVQDHSLVKYEVRSPKVSQVKALFERVVKVARGAALMTETTMDYEVTMAFSDYQPNDALAAIADACMREVGAPKWDEEDYVLAKKFLSSYNEATLEAIRESMAEIYGPERIPALWERPLDGEIQPYIPGRKDVSGGSTDVGDVTYAAPCLNLHIATACIGNVGHTWQMTAQARSSIGHKGLLTAIKALALSALRTMNEPEAVEHAKALVLVQNGGKYQCPLPDGLEPPVGRY from the coding sequence ATGACAGATTTGGAGTTTATTGAGCAGACCGTTGCTCAAAAGGGGGAAAAGTACATCTCCCTGGCTGACGAGGTGTGGGAGTACGCCGAGCTGCCCTACGCAGAGTTCCGCTCTGCCAAGGCGCTGTGTGGCGCGCTTGCCGAGGAGGGGTTCGCCATAGAGGAGGGGGTGGCTGGAATGCCCACCTCCTTCGTGGGCCGCTGGGAGAGCGCCCCTGGGGGCTATACCGTGGGTTTCCTTGGTGAGTTCGATGCGCTGGACATCCTGAGCCAGAGGGCGGGCTGCCCCGAGAAGTCCCCTATCCGGGAGGGGGCGCCGGGCCACGGCTGCGGGCACAACCTGCTCGGGGCAGGGGCCCTGGGCGCGGCGGTGGCCGTCAAGGACTATCTGGCCGCCAATGGGCTGCCCGGCAGAGTGATCTACTACGGCTGCGCCGCCGAGGAGGGGGCCGGGGCCAAGCAGTTTATGGCCCGGGCTGGGCTGTTCGACTGCTGCGACTTCATCTACACCTGGCACCCCGCCACACAGAACGGCGTGGACGCAAACCCCTGCAACGCCATCATGGGGGCCAACTTCGAGTTCAAGGGCCTCTCCTCCCACGCGGGGGGCTCCCCCCACCTGGGCCGCAGCGCGCTGGACGCGGCGGAGCTCATGAGCGTGGGGGTCAACTATCTGCGCGAGCACATCATTGACGGCGCGCGGGTCCACTACGCCTACGTGGACGCGGGTGGAGTGGCCCCCAACGTGGTACAGGACCACAGCCTGGTGAAGTACGAGGTCCGCTCCCCCAAGGTAAGCCAAGTAAAGGCTCTGTTCGAGCGGGTGGTCAAGGTGGCCCGGGGCGCGGCACTTATGACCGAGACCACCATGGACTATGAGGTCACTATGGCCTTCTCCGACTATCAGCCCAACGACGCTCTGGCGGCAATCGCCGACGCCTGTATGCGCGAGGTGGGGGCCCCGAAGTGGGACGAAGAGGACTATGTGCTTGCCAAGAAATTCCTCTCCAGTTATAACGAGGCTACCCTTGAGGCCATCCGGGAGAGCATGGCCGAGATTTACGGGCCGGAGCGGATACCCGCGCTGTGGGAGCGTCCGCTGGACGGCGAGATACAGCCCTACATCCCCGGAAGAAAGGATGTGAGCGGCGGCTCCACCGACGTGGGGGACGTGACCTACGCCGCGCCCTGCCTCAATCTGCACATTGCCACCGCCTGCATTGGCAACGTGGGCCACACCTGGCAGATGACCGCACAGGCCCGCAGCTCCATCGGCCACAAGGGCCTGCTCACCGCCATCAAAGCGCTTGCCCTCAGCGCCCTGCGCACCATGAATGAGCCTGAGGCGGTGGAACACGCCAAGGCCCTGGTACTAGTACAGAACGGCGGCAAATACCAGTGCCCTCTGCCTGACGGCCTGGAGCCCCCGGTGGGCCGGTATTAG
- the ompR gene encoding Transcriptional regulatory protein OmpR translates to MPNVVLIVDDDQDTLTLLCKVAHSNGLEAVTASSAEQALSLVWETPFDLILMDINLPGMDGFHAIQAIRGRGVKTPIVIVSARNEDYDMIYGLDVGADDYIIKPFNPVTLGAKLKAFIRRYRGQLPGADSMIAAGPFQYNTSTLRFYKNGEEIPLSSKENAIMKLFIDNVNRIFSKDMLYELIWGEAIIDENAIMVYVNRLRQKIEADPAKPRYIQTVRGLGYRFVV, encoded by the coding sequence ATGCCCAACGTGGTGCTGATCGTGGATGACGATCAGGATACTCTTACCCTACTCTGCAAGGTTGCCCACAGCAACGGGCTTGAGGCCGTGACTGCCTCCAGCGCGGAACAGGCCCTCAGTCTGGTCTGGGAGACCCCCTTTGACCTGATCCTCATGGACATCAACTTGCCCGGGATGGACGGTTTTCACGCCATCCAGGCCATCCGCGGACGGGGCGTCAAGACCCCCATCGTCATTGTCAGCGCCCGGAACGAGGACTATGACATGATCTACGGCCTGGACGTCGGGGCCGACGACTATATTATAAAGCCCTTCAACCCCGTCACCCTGGGGGCGAAACTCAAGGCCTTTATCCGCCGCTACCGGGGCCAGCTCCCCGGGGCCGACAGCATGATCGCTGCCGGGCCCTTTCAGTACAATACCAGCACCCTGCGGTTCTACAAGAACGGCGAGGAGATCCCCCTCTCCTCTAAGGAAAACGCCATCATGAAACTCTTCATCGACAACGTGAACCGCATCTTCTCCAAGGATATGCTCTATGAGCTCATTTGGGGTGAGGCCATCATCGATGAGAACGCCATTATGGTCTACGTCAACCGCCTGCGCCAGAAGATCGAGGCTGATCCCGCCAAGCCCCGGTATATTCAGACCGTTCGGGGCCTGGGGTACCGTTTCGTCGTGTGA
- a CDS encoding hypothetical protein (Evidence 5 : No homology to any previously reported sequences), with protein MPLRLKCYTRKAFEMEKSSGNISRYELQNQWRYKNEYEEAFPCRTVPYPVRWPAGRLRRR; from the coding sequence ATGCCATTAAGGTTAAAATGCTATACTCGCAAGGCGTTTGAAATGGAGAAGAGTTCTGGCAACATAAGCAGATACGAACTCCAAAACCAATGGAGGTACAAGAATGAATATGAAGAAGCTTTCCCTTGCCGCACTGTCCCTTACCCTGTCCGTTGGCCTGCTGGCCGGCTGCGCCGGCGGTAA